GACTATATAGTGAAAATCTGTCTTAAAACAAAGCAAGGCTGGGGGCATGGGTTAAGGGGCAGAGCACAAGGGAATGAACCCAGAGGTAAAATGAGGGAGTGagagggctgggcaccagtggctcacacctgtaatcctagctactcagaaggctgagatctgaggatcatggttcaaagccagcctgggcaggaaagtccatgagaatcttatctccaattaaccaccaaaaaagttggacatggcgtgaagctgtggcttaagtgtagagcaccaagcttgagcaaaaaagcttagggatagtacccaggccctgaattcaagccctaggatcggttaaaagaaaaagtgggaagaggaaatgagaaaggcacAAGAAAAAAGTGGTCTGTGTGGAATCTCACCTGCTGCAAAAAATTCTTCAGTCCTTGGAGCTCAGATGCAGGTGGCAGTGCTGGCTTTGGGAAACCATCCCCATTTGACCCAGGGGCTTCCTCAGGGAATGGCCGCTCAGCCCTCTGATCAGCATCAAAAGTCCCCAGGGCAGAGAAGATCCCAGCTATAAAGTGAAATAGTGCTTTTGCAGGGTGGCAGTTTCTCAACAAATCAACTCACCAAGTGACCAAAGAAATGGCATTATTACATGTAAAACACATAGCCAAGAAGacgttatttatttgtttggcaCTTCTGGGGTTGggctcaaggccttgcacttgctaggccagtgttctactacttgagccacacatgatCACACAGACCATGATCTGGAGAAAGAAGGCACATAGGACATGAATTCTAAGACAAAAGTATatagagaagaagaaagcaaCGGTTCTCAGACTCTAAACAAACACCACCAAAACACCTTCTAGAATGAAATAGTTGATAGATATGTTCTACTGCTTCACCAGAACATGTCTCCTATCTTTTACTATTGTTGCATAATTTTTGTGTgttagtcctagggctttaacacagggcctgagtgctgtccctgagcttttttgctcaagggatagctccatttccagcttttgatggctaattggagataaaagtctcacggactttcctgcccaggatagtttcaaaccataattcttagatctcagcctgctgagtagctaggattacaggtgtgagccactggcacctagcactACTGCATAATCTGCAATGTGATGCAATTTACCCTTCATCCTTAATTTTCCCTAGGTTGTCATATTTGTACCATATGGGACATCTGCATCCACCCACGTCATAGCTGAGAAAACCAGGGGTGGCTACTCACCAGTGGATGTGTGCCAACCTACTACATCACCTTTTAATTTAAATTGGACTTAAGAaactcaataaatgtttaaaGCCTGAGCTAGAGTTGACTATCATGGCTGTTCAAACCCATGTGTAAGCCAAGGTTACAAGGAGTAAGGacggggctgggattgtggcttagtggcagagtgcttgcctaccatgtatacctttggttcaattcctcagttccacataaacagaaaaagccagaactggtgctatggctcaactggcagagtgctagctttgagcaaaagaaactcagggacagtgcccaaggccctgagttcaagtcccaggactagcaaaaaaaaaaaaaaaagaagaagaagaagaagaaggaggaggaggaggaggaggaggagcaaggacCTTAGTGGCAAAGAACGCTGGTCTaccaagagaaaggggaaagcaTGCTTGGCGTGAGACCAAGCGAGAAGGAATACCCCGCTGCTGTTCCCAGCTACACCCATTCCCTACTCCCTTCCAGCTGCATCAGATTTCCATGGGCTCTGCTACCCTTTGCCTGAAAGGAAAGCTAGGAGCCATGCATCTAAGGAGAATCCCAAGGACTTCTTCCCTCACTTACCTGAAGATGGAGCAAGATCAGGTTTGGGTTCCAGGGGCTGGAAGGAGTTCTGGCTCTGGAAAGGGTGCCCcagtaggaggctaagatcaggagggGAATCGCAGTGGGCAGGAGGGACTCCAGGCAACTCACTCCTCGCTTCCCGGCTCTGCTGCAGCACTGGTTTCAGGGCCACAGCTGCAGGAGGCATACTCCAgactctcctctcccccttctccggCTCCAAAGACCCAGGGCTAGAGGGCTCAGCAAGAGGAACCTGGCCAATGTGTTCAGACAGAAAACATGGCAGACACTTAGTAAGATTATAAATTACCTCAACTTCCTTGCAAGAGGATTGGGTGACATCTACTCAATTATTCAATGGAGAAAAGCCATCACAtgttaaactatttttttcttacaattctATTTCTAGACATTTTTAGATATACGAAGACATGTATCTTAATGATCTTTATTATAACACTATAGGTACCAAACATAGGAACAACTATTATACACATCAATAAACACCTGGATGAAGAAGGAGCATACAGCAGTAGATAGGTGAACATTTGGGATATGGGTGGGGTAGaatgggagaggaaagaggggagaCAATGCTCAGTCTCTGCTTCTAGGGCAGgggcctgggaggctgaggcacagAGATAGAAGATAACTTTTACTGTTGTATTCTTAAtattcaggatttcctttttaCTATGTGCATATTATTACTTATTCTATAAAACATGTTAGTTAATAATAACAAGCTCATAATTAAAAGAAGAATGTTATAGGTTTCTAGGTATTCACATGCagggatagtcttaggagaggaagagaaaggcacaatgcctatgtgcatctgaacaTACAAAATAttacttatcgaaatgaacttaAGGAAACaagttttttgctgtttttgttttcttctctttttgttttgtttgttcatttaaatgttttGGGGAGTGTAAGgggagaaacagagacaaagggtgaacaaatgcagcaatagtactcactggacactatgttgaaaatgaactatacaacttgtaggtggagacgggagggaaaaactgggagagagcaagggaaggggtgacattgtccaacaagaaatgtactctttactggacttatgtaactgtacacccaccattataataacaaaaaattaaaattaaaaaatgtgggTGATGCCAACATGAGAAGAGCTAGGAATAAGACTCTATACTGTAAGGCAGGACTTAGCAACAATTTTTAACCTTGATTCCCATAACTCAGTCTATGGTCATTTCACCAAACTAGAATCATATATTATTCATTACCTATGAGTCTGGGAGAAAAGTTATGTTCAATGGAATGTGGCCAGCCTGGGTGAGCTATGGCCATagggaaaacatttattttggcaAGACAGTTCTCTGAAGCAATGCATACTTGTGAGTTAGACGTTGAGAGCATGGTGCTGAGCAGCTGGTTGGCCTCGTCCCAGTGGGCCTGCAGCATGGTTTGGAGCCGTTCCACCAGCTCCACCCGCTGCTCTTCAAGATGCTGGTTCCCACTCTGTAGGTCCCGCACTCGAGCGTGCTCCCGTGCCAGtctgaagagaaggggaaagtaACTCAGGACTTTTAAGCCACAGAGACTGGGCCTTGATGTCCtgatgactcatgcttataatcttaacactttaggaggctgagatctgaagatcttgatttgaagccaacccaggcagacaaatctgagggatttccagttaaccagcaaaaatccagacatggaagtgaggctcaagtggtaaagtgatagccttcagcaaaacaagCTAAGTGAGGatttaaggcctgagttcaagcccccattgttacacaaataaataaaaatataaaataaagaagtaggaacttggggggctggggatatggcctagtggcaagagcgcttgcctcgtatacgtgaagccctgggttcgattccccagcaccacatatacagaaaatggccagaagtggcgctgtgactcaagtgacagagtgctagccttgagcaaaaagaagccagggacagtgctcaggccctgagtccaaggcccaggactagcaaaaaaaaaaaaagaagtagaaacttGGAAGTTAAGAAGAACCAAGATGGAATGGCAGACCTTTCAAATTCTAAAGGGGCTGGCCAATATGGAAGAAGAAGGATCTCCCAGGATGCAGCACTTTACCATCCCCAGTCTACACTCTACCCAGGAAGGATCTGAGGACAGCCAAGGACTTCCAGGGACCAGTACCTGAGCTCATAGTCCTGAGCCACCTGCTGCTGCCGTTCCTCTCTTTCTGCCATTTCTACCTTGAACTGAGCCAACTGGGTGGCCAACTCCTGCTGATGTTGTCCATTGAGCTCTTGAAGCTGCTTCCTAGGAGGGTACGGATGAGGAGAGAGGACTGAGATTGGAGACAGAAGATGCAATCAGTGAGAAGGCAAAATGCATCTAGGGGATGGGGGTGACAGACAGCAAGTCAGCTGATCTGGCCATGGCACAGTAAAAGGGAAGAACAAAGCTAGGGTCTCAGGATGAACTTCTCTCCCAGAAGCAAAGGCTGACATGAAGACTTATGGGGAAGTAACTTATTTAAGAAGCACTTGCAGGAAGTGATGAGGAACAGCAGGGAGAGGAGGTGCCCCATGGAGGCTtgctcccacagagcagctctAGAGATGGCTTCCACCTCATCAAGGGACTGGAAGCCCCATAGACCTACAGCCTTCAGTTCTCGATTATGGGATATTCCCTGTGGGAAGAAAATCCTCAGGCCATCTGGTTCGCCACGAGCACCTGAGGACAGCCCTCCCAAGAGGGCTGGGTCCTGGCTGATGGGAGTGAAAGTACATCTTGGGAGCAAGTGGCTATAAAACAGAAAAGGGCTTTGAACACATAGGCAATGCTCACTGCAGCCCAAGAAGTCCCAAGTACCTGTGATGGTCCCTTAGGGAGGCTGCCTGCCGCAGGCTGCTCTCCTGCACCTGCGCCAGCCTTTCCGTCACCTGCTGCTCCAGCTGCACAGCCAGCTCTGACTCCATCTGGATCCGTTGGCTGTCATACCGGGCCTGGCAGTGAAGGTGGTGGGGAGAGCAGTCAGTTCAGTTCTGTCTAGGCTTAGAGGAGGAGGTAGGATGTAATGTAGACAGAACCAGAATTAACATTCCCCGAATCTGCCTAAGGAATGAAGAATACAAATTGTGCCACAGGAAGTAACCGAAGTTCTCTTTCTTACTAAACCATGACATACACACaccttatatatacacacaggtgAAAACTGCTTGGGACAAAATATCACCCCAAGGAAATATTTAGGCAGGGCAATCAAATTCATATGTGTCCGAGAGAACATGCATAATTACCTTTAGTAAAGCTTCTGAAATCCAGTATGAAGTCAGTAAATGTCAGCATCATTTGCATTATAAGCCTAGCACATCCATAACTACTGTCTGCATTTTATCAACCTCACCTTCTCACTTCAGCACACTAAAATGAGATAACTTCACTTGCAAAAAGTTTAATTTAGCTCATAGTACTATTTCACAGTCTTTGTCTTAGATATCACATCTTAATTTCTGACACACCAAGGCAATCCTGCCTTCAACAACCCTGGTCCCCGGTACCACCCTTTCCTTATTCTGAATCTTAGCTACTGCTCTGCTTCTCACTGTCTGTGAAGATGGAATGTTTCCTGTGattattttatatgtacatagtaAACTTTTATATTTAGGCCTAAcagagttttcttcctttctttctctctcttgttctctttttcattgtgtggggtggggtgggggggtgttttctatattggtcctggggcttgaactccggccctgggaactatctctgagcttttttgtccaaggctagtgttctatcactatcagccacagctccactcctggctgtttagtggttcattgaagataatagtctcatggactttcctgcccaggctagcttcaaatggtgattcttagatctttgtctcctgagtagctaggattaaaagcaaacatgaactaccagcacccagatgtTTTCATTagcctaaacatttttttttctaaactttaATCTCACTGTTCCCAAGCCAAGTGTGCTGGCATATATTTGTATCTGCCAGTACCCAAGAGGTAGGATGAGgttcataagttcaaggccagcctgggctacatagtgagatcatctcaaagcaacaacaaaagtcCATTCACTCAGAATTTAATGAATAGCTCTCTTTGGATACATCTCAGATACAAAACACCCAAAATTCATCTTACTTGTTCCAACTTTCTTTTCTAGTATATTTTCTGGTTTAGTTAATGGTGTCTCTCCCCACAGAAACAGTTATCATTGGTCCCTCTTATTACTCCTTTCTGATTATTGAATTCTAATTCGTGCTTTCAAACACATCCATTTGTCCTTTTCATCAATTCAAAAGCCACAACCATCAAAATCCTAAGTAGAAATAAGTGTCCTGACTCCCAAATCAGCATTCTTTGCTCTTCAATGCTTTCAATTTCATCATAGCTAGAACAGGGCTCTCTCTACTCTTTTCTTCCAGTTTCAGGATGATTCAGTCTTCCACTGCCTGCTTCTATAATAAAGTTTTGCTGGGACACAGTCATGCCCGTTGTTTGCTTATGTTCTATAGCTGCTGTTGTAGTATAACAACAGAGTATAGAAGTGACAATGGAGACCAGGCCATTCACAAAGCCCAACATACTTACTCTGGCCCTTTATAGATGCAGTGTGCCAACTCCTGCTCTATTATATGGCCAAGGTCTAACTAATTTGGCTTTAAGATTTAATGTACTAGTTAGatggaaaatgttttcttaagtCTCATTGTATATTACAAACGATGTTGAGCACCATACTATGCCAGGCTCTGAGCACCATTATTGCCCTCCTGGGTCCCCAACCTATGCAGAGGGCTGAACGTAAGTCATTAAAGTAATGACTGTTACAAAGCCAACTGTCACTCTTGGAATCAGGTCTCTGACTAAAACACTAAAACCTTCACCTGCTTATATAGTCTATGCAATAAGTGTAGTGTCATCTCTTTTAAAATAACATGAGGCTGCATATATGGTTTGGAGATcaaaatacctgcctagcaagtgtgaggccctgaattcaaacactagaacctctttctctttctctctctctctctctcacacacacacacacacaataataataataatgatgacgataaattaagtaaaataacaTGAGGTATCTTCAATGTACTCCTAAAGTAACAGTAGGTCAGTCTGCATTGTGGGAAACTGCTACCTAGTTAGAAATGACTCTGAGTTTACAAGAGACTATTACCAAATACCACACAGGAGCCACAGATGGAATCAACTCAGAATACTGAGGTGGGAGTGTCTTCTATGACTGCCTCAGCCCTGCTCTTTTCAACCAGAGAAAACCCCCAAGACCCTCTGCCTGCTCACCTGAAGCAAGCTCATTTCCAGCTGCAGCGAGTCCCTCTCTCTCCGAGCTGTGTCCAGCTCTCCTTCTAGCCGCCGCACCTCAGCCTGCACCAGTGCCAACTGTTGCTGGGCCTCTCGGGCTGCCTGGGCCTCCCTCTGACTGTTCCCCTAAGAAAGGGAATGCAAGCAAAAATGCAAGCCTCACCTCCTAGCTTCTGGTTACCTCTGCTCCTCAATTCATCCTCAAGGACATAAATAAAGCCCaagcttcctttttctcttgtcccATACATAGTACTTTCCAATCCTGGTTTGATGTCACTCGTTACCACCACCCCTTCCTGCTGGACCTATACTCCGCCATATTTAGCTCTTCACTCTATATCCCTGTCTCCTAGGCAAACATATATTCTAGCATCCCATCCATTCCCAACGCTTCTAAGCACCACTTTCACCTTTTCCCTTTCCAGCTGAGCATGGCTTTCTTCCTGCAGTGCCTGGTGGCATTCCTTCAGCTGGAGCTCTTGCTGGACCCAAGCCTGCCGCTCTTCTTCTAGGGCAACCTGAAGAGTCTCCAGCTTTCGAAGTTCACTGAGTTGCCCAGCACGAGCCTCATCCCGTTCGTCCTGCAGTGCACGGCACCGCTGCTGCTCCACCTCCAAGCTCAGGGTCAAAgcttgcctttcctcctcctaAAGCACCAGGAGAAaactaagatttctttttctcccccttagGGGTACTGGGGCTCATACGTGTTaggcagtgctctactacttgagctacaccctcagcctCTCTATTCTCCAAACTCCAATTTTTTAAAGCACTCAAGAGATTGGCAACTTGCACCACCATGCCTATACAATACACCCACTGATGTTTGTGACAGT
This sequence is a window from Perognathus longimembris pacificus isolate PPM17 chromosome 17, ASM2315922v1, whole genome shotgun sequence. Protein-coding genes within it:
- the Cntrob gene encoding centrobin isoform X7, producing the protein MVLSISLRWKVFGISSRPCSKPHVIRPTVRTPLTPGAGSERQEDSFDSASTATLLNTRPLQELSPSSSSQALEELFPRYTSLRPGPPLNPPDFQGLREALDSEHTRRKHCERHIQSLQTRVLELQQQLAVAVAADRKKDIMIEQLDKTLARVVEGWNRHEAERTEVLRGLQEERQAAELTRSKQQETVTRLEQSLSEALEALTREQEGARLQHQEKEALEEERQALTLSLEVEQQRCRALQDERDEARAGQLSELRKLETLQVALEEERQAWVQQELQLKECHQALQEESHAQLEREKGNSQREAQAAREAQQQLALVQAEVRRLEGELDTARRERDSLQLEMSLLQARYDSQRIQMESELAVQLEQQVTERLAQVQESSLRQAASLRDHHRKQLQELNGQHQQELATQLAQFKVEMAEREERQQQVAQDYELRLAREHARVRDLQSGNQHLEEQRVELVERLQTMLQAHWDEANQLLSTMLSTSNSQVPLAEPSSPGSLEPEKGERRVWSMPPAAVALKPVLQQSREARSELPGVPPAHCDSPPDLSLLLGHPFQSQNSFQPLEPKPDLAPSSAGIFSALGTFDADQRAERPFPEEAPGSNGDGFPKPALPPASELQGLKNFLQQLLETVPQNNESSIDLLPPKSGPRSIPSWEEVTQVPRLPPPVHKTKVPLAMASGLFRVHELPSSHSQDSGPSSGSPERGAERPSSPRQLMELSQLLRLYQARGWDPVPSEDLLLSLKRLEHSRTDGRRETVPRRNTDSRLGDTPRKEIPSQAVSRRLATAPKTEKAPARKKTGHPAPSSVRSRGGIWR